One genomic region from Diabrotica undecimpunctata isolate CICGRU chromosome 9, icDiaUnde3, whole genome shotgun sequence encodes:
- the LOC140451256 gene encoding uncharacterized protein has product MMQSQKIRAYIPKKIDDGTEKKRVHDEMDCLQIIKEYIRHMRGVDSMYGLLVRYCIHMTTRKWNNRIFYHLIDVAVINAYLLYHRIHTKKEKTEFPVFRTQVAESLCLCDMAPVKRPVGRPSSCSPKTTARAPKRAYLPTEDIR; this is encoded by the coding sequence ATGATGCAGTCCCAAAAAATTAGAGCGTACATTCCCAAAAAAATAGACGATGGGACAGAAAAAAAAAGAGTTCACGATGAAATGGATTGCCTACAGATCATCAAAGAATATATTCGGCATATGAGAGGTGTTGATTCGATGTATGGACTATTGGTTCGGTATTGCATTCATATGACGACCAGAAAATGGAATAATCGTATTTTTTATCACCTCATAGATGTGGCGGTGATCAACGCTTACCTACTGTATCACAGGATtcataccaaaaaagaaaaaactgagTTTCCAGTGTTTAGAACACAAGTAGCTGAATCGCTCTGCTTGTGTGACATGGCTCCAGTTAAACGACCTGTTGGCCGACCTTCCAGTTGTTCACCTAAAACCACTGCAAGAGCACCAAAGAGAGCATATCTTCCGACGGAGGATATCCGTTAA